A region of the Fulvia fulva chromosome 7, complete sequence genome:
GCTGCACCAGCACGACTTCTCGAACGACTTCTACGTGAATCTCGCGAGCAGGCTCGCTATTACTTGATCACCGCGATGGCCAACCAGGTGAGGTACATCAACGCCCACACACATTACTTCTCCACAGCTTTACAGCACATGTTCAGCATCGGTTCCCCAGAACTCCAGGAGCAGATCATGCGCCTGCTGTGCGAGCGCGCCGTACCTCGACCACACCCCTGGGGCATCATTGTCATGCTCCTCGAGATGATGAAGAACCAGACCTACGACCTCTGGAACCTGCCGTTCATGAAGGCTGCGCCGCAGGTCGAGCACATGCTTGTGGGACTTGCTCACAGGCAGGATCATGGATGGAGTGGGGTGATGTAGGATGCATCATTCCCAGCTCCATCGTAAGGGAGGGTGGACTCTTGTCTAAAAAGAGAGGTGGTAATTTTGATGAGACAGAGAAAGAAAAATTCTAGCTATAGGACCCTTCATTTTGACGAGAAGGGAAGGAAGCACTGTACTAGGTCTGTTGTTACTGTTGTTATTGCATTGGGAGGAGTTTGAATGAAGACGGGATGGGGGTGGGGGTGGACTACTTACTACCTACTGTTGATGAAGTGGCACGACCTTTGATGCATTGTAGAATAGTGCTGAGTGAAGAGGGAATGAAGTCTGTGTGATATCCCTAGCCACCTTCCATCACCATGGAACTTTCGAGCACATTTCTAATCTGTAATGTGGCAGGCAGAGGTTCTCTCCGAAGGTTCAGGTCGAATTATCACGGACATCACTCGTATGCTGAGACAGTACTGAAGTCTGTGAGTAGAGCAAACAATGACGACGATTCTAGCCTGGACCATCGAAGCGCCACAGTAATGGCCCTGCGATACAAATACTTTCGAAAGTGCTTGTTTATCTTCTCGTGTCGTCTTCAGAAAGTCCCACTATTGCCCCGGTCTCCTTCAATTTGAGACCCGCAGACGACAGCTCCCAGATCAGCGTTGCGGTACTGTAGGCGAGTACAGACGTTGCGGTCTGTGGTGCTCCAGGACTTGACCGATGTTATGGTGAAGATGTCGCTCTCATCTGCCGTATCGAGCCAGCTGCGGCTACTGCGGAGGTCGCGAACGGAACGCGGCCATCAAATCACACTCCTGTCATTGGTTCGTCGTTCTACCTGCCACGATACAACGTGTGGGGATCTCGGTCGGGGCAGTGGAGAACGAGAACAGGCCTGCTGTCTTGCCTCTCGTGCCTCTCTGCCGCGGGACGAGGCCGTTCATGAGGCTGGATGCACTACGCCATTGAAGTCTGTGAGTGTTAAAGATCTGAGAGGCATCCTGTTGCTATTCTTCGTTATTCCCCTCCTTCGATCTTGTGTACCCTACCTGCTGCATTGCATCTATCAGTAGCTCTCTTGTGCTACTTACCTTGACCAGCAGCACGAAGAAGACGACCATCATGAACCACCAAGGCTCGAAGCAGGACCAAGCGACCAAGCTCACTGGAGAGGAGATCGCAAAGCACAATGATCGTGAAAGCTGCTGGGTCATTGTCCACGGCAAGGCATACGACGTGACGGAGTGTATGTCAAACCAGATCCATTGCGTCGCTTCCAACTGACATGCTCGCCACAGTCCTACCAGAACACCCCGGAGGCCCCAAGATCATCCTAAAGTATGCCGGCAAAGACGCAACCGAAGAATACGAACCCATCCACCCTCCCGACACCCTCGACAAGTTCTTGGACAAATCGAAGCATCTGGGCGAGGTGGACATGTGCACCGTTGAGCAAGAAGAGAAGAAATTTGACCCAGAAGAGGAAGAGCGACAAGAGCGTATCAAGCACATGCCAATCCTCGAGCAATGCTACAACCTCATGGACTTCGAGGCTGTAGCACGACGGGTGATGAAGAAGACGGCGTGGGCATATTACTCCAGTGGCGCGGACGATGAGATCACAATGCGAGAGAACCATTCTGCATTTCATAAGATTTGGTTCCGGCCGAGGATTCTGCAGGACGTGGAGAACATTGATCTGAGCACGACGATGTTGGGGACGAAGTGTTCGATTCCATTCTATGTAACGGCAACGGCGTTGGGCAAGCTTGGAAATCCCGAGGGAGAGGTTGTACTTACGCGGGGCGCGAAGAAGCATGATGTGATTCAGATGATCCCGACGCTGGCTTCGTGCTCATTTGATGAGATTGTGGATGCGAAGGAAGGCGATCAGGTGCAATGGTTGCAGCTGTATGTCAACAAGGACCGCGAGATCACGAAGCGCATTGTGCAGCATGCAGAGAAGCGTGGTTGCAAGGGTCTCTTCATCACAGTTGACGCACCACAGCTTGGACGACGAGAGAAGGATATGCGCTCGAAGTTCGACGACACTGGATCGAATGTGCAAAACACTGGCGGCGACAATGTCGATCGATCACAGGGTGCTGCTCGTGCGATTTCCTCGTTCATCGATCCGGCTCTGTCGTGGAAGGACATTCCGTGGTTCCTGTGTATTACGAAGATGCCAATCATCCTCAAGGGCGTCCAGAGAGTGGAAGATGTCATCCAGGCTATTGCTGCTGGTGTCCAAGGTGTTGTTCTTTCCAACCACGGCGGTCGACAGCTGGATACTGCTCGCTCTGGTATCGAAATTCTCGCCGAAGTCATGCCAGAGCTGAGGCGACTGGGTCTTGACAACAAGATCGAGATCTTCATCGATGGAGGCGTCCGAAGAGCGACAGACATCATCAAGGCTCTTTGCCTGGGTGCAACTGGAGTCGGCATTGGTCGACCTTTCCTGTTCGCCATGAGTGCCTACGGACTTCCAGGTGTGGATCGTGCTATGCAGCTGCTCAAGGACGAGATGGAGATGAACATGCGTCTGATAGGATGCAACGATGTCAGCCAGCTGGGGCCGGAGTTTGTGGACACGCGGGCTTTGAGCATGCACACAACTGGCGTGCCATCCGATATCAGGTCGCTGGAGTCGTATGACCCTATGATCGGGCCCAGGTCGCCGGTGTGGGAGCAGAAGGCTAAGTTGTAGGTGGGGTTTGATGATATTAGCGTTTGTATACACTGTATTACATGATGTCTTTCTGTCTGTGACGACTGTTACCAGCTGGCAGCAAGTGTGCTACCCGAAGGAGATGTAACACTTGCCTTCTGGAAGGCAGCGCCAAGACCGAGGTGTCGGAAATTCCAGCCTCCAGGTCCGATGTGTTTCCTCGCAGACTCAGCAACAACATCGATCATTCATTCTACTTGAAGCCAGACTACCGGAAACTCGTGATATCACAGACAACAACGCGTCGCCGCCCTGGTACAACAACATACCAGACATGACTATATTAGCAGCATCACTGACCATTCGGGGCCACTGCACACCAAATGCCCGATGCTGCGATGCCCACAGCCGATGCTTCGATCCTCACAGCTCTTCATCGACGTCTTTAGACTGCTCGCTAATCCGCGCCAATCACTGTGCCATCACGGGCCACGGCAAACGAGCGATTCTTGGTTCGCGTAGAGGACACAACATGTGCAGGCTGCGGCGATGGCGAATAGGGCACCATGGTTATGCTACCGGCAGGATGTAGATGGTTGTTTGTCTTGAGCTTGTCGCATCCAGTCGATGATCTGTCGACTGGTGTTGAAGCCGCGTCGCCGAGTACTGATGATCCCTGCTATCCGTCTTCTGCATGACAGCAGCTGGGGTGGGAGGGCACACTGCGGACACTCTATGACCGCGATTTGCCTCCAAACGGACCTCTCTTCCTAGTACATTCTGCTTCTCTACACATACTTTGCATACATACTCTGTTCTACAACGTATTCCTACCGTGCGCGCATTTACTGATCCTCGCTGGTGCCTGATCTGCTCCCACATAATCGCCCATTCACCCATCTTCGATCATCCAGCGCACGACGTCATCGAAGAGCACCGCGTCCGAGCACTACAGGATCACCGAGACACGACAGTCTTCTCGCTCTGGCCAATCTGCAGTCGCTAATACATGGAGGAGTGTGGTCGCTATAGTGTTGACATATGAGTGGCACAAGAAGAAGGGAATAGACCCAGACACATCGACGTCAGTCGACCCAGTGTCCAGCCTGGCGGGGTGGTCAGA
Encoded here:
- a CDS encoding Cytochrome b2, mitochondrial, which codes for MNHQGSKQDQATKLTGEEIAKHNDRESCWVIVHGKAYDVTEFLPEHPGGPKIILKYAGKDATEEYEPIHPPDTLDKFLDKSKHLGEVDMCTVEQEEKKFDPEEEERQERIKHMPILEQCYNLMDFEAVARRVMKKTAWAYYSSGADDEITMRENHSAFHKIWFRPRILQDVENIDLSTTMLGTKCSIPFYVTATALGKLGNPEGEVVLTRGAKKHDVIQMIPTLASCSFDEIVDAKEGDQVQWLQLYVNKDREITKRIVQHAEKRGCKGLFITVDAPQLGRREKDMRSKFDDTGSNVQNTGGDNVDRSQGAARAISSFIDPALSWKDIPWFLCITKMPIILKGVQRVEDVIQAIAAGVQGVVLSNHGGRQLDTARSGIEILAEVMPELRRLGLDNKIEIFIDGGVRRATDIIKALCLGATGVGIGRPFLFAMSAYGLPGVDRAMQLLKDEMEMNMRLIGCNDVSQLGPEFVDTRALSMHTTGVPSDIRSLESYDPMIGPRSPVWEQKAKL